Proteins encoded in a region of the Vicia villosa cultivar HV-30 ecotype Madison, WI linkage group LG5, Vvil1.0, whole genome shotgun sequence genome:
- the LOC131606309 gene encoding uncharacterized protein LOC131606309 yields the protein MKLFEFPHEHPTCLLCLHFNSSAERRTLNWRCGSTVQINTILTFIDLFPSTKTKVESSTTTIIGDKGDDIKVSYLHHLTMLLLWILQESSQQIRILLRLAGLLLLTL from the exons ATGAAGCTGTTTGAGTTTCCTCATGAGCATCCCACTTGTCTCTTGT gcCTTCACTTCAACTCCTCTGCAGAAAGGAGGACTCTCAACTGGAGATGTGGCAGCACTGTACAG ATCAACACAATCCTCACATTCATCGACCTTTTTCCATCCACAAAGACCAAAGTCGAATCATCTACAACAACAATCAT CGGCGACAAGGGTGACGACATTAAAGTATCGTATCTCCACCATCTAACAATGCTACTGTTGTGGATATTACAAGAAAGTTCTCAGCAAATCAGAATACTATTACGGTTGGCGGGTCTTTTGCTATTAACCCTCTGA
- the LOC131601356 gene encoding DNA repair protein RAD5-like isoform X1, whose translation MLFLHICYLVDGSRKLYRILKPEKMILKKAVYPLQVKEVGDNGILRTVMLRRTKDTKDKEGRLILVLPPTDIQLIECEQSESERDFYDALFLRSKGGEEADCDEDMEEACDDHEDVEEVCAEDVEEDVEEEQGEDQ comes from the exons atgtTATTTCTCCATATTTGCTATTTGGTTGATGGTTCTAGGAAGCTCTATCGGATTCTCAAGCCAGAGAAAATGATATTAAAGAAAGCGGTGTATCCTTTGCAAGTGAAAGAAGTAGGTGATAAT GGAATTTTGAGGACAGTGATGTTAAGAAGAACCAAGGACACAAAGGATAAAGAAGGAAG GCTTATACTTGTCCTGCCTCCAACTGATATTCAATTGATTGAGTGTGAACAGTCAGAATCTGAACGGGACTTCTACGATGCTCTCTTCTTGAGATCTAAA GGTGGAGAGGAAGCAGATTGTGATGAAGATATGGAAGAAGCCTGTGATGATcatgaagatgtggaagaagtttgtgctgaagatgttgaagaagatgtggaagaagagCAAGGAGAAGATCAATAA
- the LOC131601356 gene encoding DNA repair protein rad8-like isoform X2: MILKKAVYPLQVKEVGDNGILRTVMLRRTKDTKDKEGRLILVLPPTDIQLIECEQSESERDFYDALFLRSKGGEEADCDEDMEEACDDHEDVEEVCAEDVEEDVEEEQGEDQ, encoded by the exons ATGATATTAAAGAAAGCGGTGTATCCTTTGCAAGTGAAAGAAGTAGGTGATAAT GGAATTTTGAGGACAGTGATGTTAAGAAGAACCAAGGACACAAAGGATAAAGAAGGAAG GCTTATACTTGTCCTGCCTCCAACTGATATTCAATTGATTGAGTGTGAACAGTCAGAATCTGAACGGGACTTCTACGATGCTCTCTTCTTGAGATCTAAA GGTGGAGAGGAAGCAGATTGTGATGAAGATATGGAAGAAGCCTGTGATGATcatgaagatgtggaagaagtttgtgctgaagatgttgaagaagatgtggaagaagagCAAGGAGAAGATCAATAA